A genomic segment from Halomonas sp. GD1P12 encodes:
- the pepQ gene encoding Xaa-Pro dipeptidase, translated as MSETLFALQLAHLKRLDRAYAGILEREGLESVAIYSGHSEPFFADDHAPAFQAYGHFMHWVGLAGAERSWVVIKPGQKPQLLLYAPSDFWHLTTTLPEEPWIEAFDITLCKEPTAPALSSKAAVIGDVERLDARQQKALSGAQFMPQALITALDELRVIKSDYELACLREANRLAKAGHQAAKAAFIGVGAELDVQLAYLGASRQRESMVPYQNIVGLNGHAGVLHYQHYDLTPPKHRYSLLVDAGHRFRGYCADITRTHVGPDAPEIFAALVVALYGLKNELVQSIGPNVEFLTLHQQMHRRLANILVSFDLYKDSVESAVDLGVTRAFCPHGLGHLLGLQVHDVAGLKSESGSPLPAPEEHPALRLTRTLKPGMVVTIEPGLYFIPMLLAPLKERELAINWPLVDSLINCGGIRVEDNVVVTESGFENLTP; from the coding sequence ATGTCAGAGACACTTTTTGCCTTACAGCTGGCGCACTTGAAGCGCTTGGATCGCGCCTACGCCGGGATTCTCGAGCGCGAAGGCCTCGAGAGCGTGGCCATCTACAGCGGCCATAGTGAGCCCTTCTTCGCCGATGACCACGCACCCGCTTTTCAGGCCTATGGACACTTCATGCACTGGGTCGGCTTGGCCGGGGCCGAGCGCAGCTGGGTCGTCATCAAGCCAGGGCAAAAGCCCCAGCTGCTGCTCTACGCCCCGAGCGATTTCTGGCATCTGACGACCACTCTACCCGAAGAGCCCTGGATCGAAGCCTTCGATATCACGCTCTGCAAGGAGCCCACCGCTCCAGCGCTTTCGTCCAAAGCGGCGGTGATCGGCGACGTCGAGCGCCTGGACGCGCGTCAGCAAAAGGCGCTGTCCGGGGCGCAGTTCATGCCTCAGGCGCTGATCACCGCGCTCGACGAGCTGCGCGTGATCAAAAGCGACTACGAACTCGCCTGCCTGCGCGAGGCTAACCGTTTGGCCAAGGCGGGCCATCAGGCGGCCAAGGCGGCGTTCATTGGCGTGGGCGCCGAGCTCGACGTTCAGCTTGCCTACCTGGGCGCGAGCCGTCAGCGCGAGTCCATGGTGCCTTATCAGAATATCGTCGGTTTGAACGGCCACGCCGGCGTGCTGCACTATCAGCACTACGACCTGACTCCGCCGAAGCACAGGTACAGCCTGCTGGTGGATGCGGGTCACCGCTTTCGCGGCTACTGCGCCGACATCACCCGCACCCACGTCGGCCCGGACGCGCCGGAAATCTTCGCCGCTCTGGTCGTGGCGCTGTACGGGCTCAAAAACGAGCTGGTTCAGAGCATCGGACCCAACGTCGAATTTTTGACGCTGCACCAACAGATGCACCGCCGCCTGGCGAACATTCTGGTGAGTTTCGATCTTTATAAGGACAGCGTCGAAAGCGCAGTCGATCTCGGCGTTACCCGCGCCTTTTGCCCTCACGGTCTTGGCCATCTGCTGGGCCTACAGGTACACGATGTGGCGGGCCTCAAGAGTGAAAGCGGCTCTCCCCTGCCCGCCCCGGAAGAGCACCCGGCGCTGCGCCTGACCCGCACGCTCAAACCCGGCATGGTCGTCACCATCGAGCCCGGGCTCTACTTCATTCCCATGTTGTTGGCCCCACTCAAGGAGCGCGAGCTTGCCATCAACTGGCCGCTGGTGGACTCGCTAATCAACTGCGGCGGCATTCGGGTCGAAGACAACGTCGTGGTCACCGAATCGGGGTTCGAGAATCTAACGCCTTGA
- a CDS encoding RidA family protein, which translates to MPQFINDPTLPKPDFPGSHMVVDDQYVFISGLTIADIVEEDQVIGDVAKETHRIMRELERMLRQEELEWRDVVRVDIHMTDLGEISKLDSVYAEFFDAGQYPARTCTEASRLCKGSNVEITLMASRSRRSQKEGNPQPDSDTGPE; encoded by the coding sequence GTGCCCCAGTTCATCAACGACCCGACCCTGCCCAAACCCGATTTTCCCGGCAGCCACATGGTGGTGGATGACCAGTATGTGTTCATTTCCGGACTGACCATTGCCGATATCGTCGAAGAGGATCAGGTCATCGGCGACGTCGCCAAGGAGACCCACCGTATCATGCGCGAGCTCGAGCGCATGCTGCGCCAGGAAGAACTTGAGTGGCGCGATGTGGTCCGCGTCGATATTCACATGACCGACCTTGGTGAGATCAGCAAACTCGACAGCGTCTACGCCGAATTTTTCGACGCGGGCCAGTACCCGGCGCGTACCTGCACCGAGGCGAGCCGCCTGTGCAAGGGCAGCAACGTGGAGATCACGCTGATGGCGAGCCGCAGCCGACGCTCACAGAAAGAAGGCAACCCCCAGCCCGATTCGGATACCGGCCCGGAATAA
- a CDS encoding LysR family transcriptional regulator produces MEIRWLEDFIALARTRHFSRAADEQHVTQPTFSRRIKLLEEEMGATLINRQTLPLSLTPAGEEFLTLCEQITDRVRLTRDRVQEISAGEQRRIMLAAPQSLLSRFMPEWLEGLGWQHQVQPYLRATGWAASDYFQALGRAECDLAICYWPTGRFDPDIDTSACVYRVIGTERLIPVIAASLTHQPGAQLPGSPTKPVRWLAYPKRSLLGGAIKAHLARLSHSSYLSAQSDNLFAANIKELVLLGYGMGWLPERNVSAELESGALVRAGDTRFDVSTELRLYRHQKKHHAELERLWSELPALHV; encoded by the coding sequence ATGGAAATCCGCTGGCTAGAAGACTTTATCGCCCTGGCCAGAACCCGGCACTTCTCGCGGGCGGCGGACGAGCAGCATGTCACCCAGCCCACCTTCTCAAGGCGTATCAAGCTGTTGGAAGAGGAGATGGGCGCGACGTTGATCAACCGCCAAACGCTGCCGCTATCGCTGACCCCGGCAGGTGAAGAGTTTCTGACGCTTTGCGAGCAGATCACCGACCGCGTGCGCCTGACCCGCGACCGGGTGCAGGAGATCAGCGCCGGCGAGCAGCGCCGCATCATGTTGGCCGCGCCGCAAAGTCTCTTGTCACGGTTCATGCCTGAGTGGCTCGAAGGACTGGGCTGGCAGCATCAGGTCCAGCCCTACCTGCGGGCGACGGGCTGGGCGGCCAGCGACTACTTTCAGGCGCTGGGCCGCGCCGAATGCGATCTGGCGATCTGCTATTGGCCGACCGGGCGTTTCGATCCGGATATCGACACCAGCGCCTGCGTTTACCGGGTGATCGGCACCGAGCGGCTGATTCCCGTCATCGCGGCAAGCCTGACCCATCAGCCCGGCGCCCAGCTTCCCGGAAGCCCCACCAAACCGGTGCGCTGGCTTGCCTATCCCAAGCGCAGCCTGCTGGGCGGGGCGATCAAGGCCCACCTGGCAAGGCTTTCGCACAGCAGCTACCTGAGCGCGCAAAGCGACAATCTTTTTGCGGCGAATATCAAGGAACTCGTGCTTCTGGGCTATGGTATGGGGTGGCTGCCCGAGCGAAACGTCAGCGCCGAGCTCGAAAGCGGCGCGCTGGTGCGCGCCGGGGATACTCGCTTCGACGTGTCCACGGAGCTTCGCCTGTACCGCCATCAGAAAAAACACCACGCCGAGCTGGAGAGGCTCTGGAGCGAGCTACCCGCGCTTCACGTTTAA
- a CDS encoding cobyric acid synthase has protein sequence MATLMIQGTTSDAGKSTVVAGLCRVLARRGVSVAPFKPQNMALNSAVTVDGGEIGRSTALQAMAAGVAPHSDMNPVLLKPESDRGAQVILRGRVHGHMDALDYHTFKRTASESVMAAWEALSERFDVIIAEGAGSPAEINLRKGDIANMGFAEAVDCPVLLVGDIDRGGVFAQLVGTLALLSASEQARTQGFIINRFRGDIGLLGSGLEWLTQHTGKPVFGTLPYLKGHLLDAEDAIAGVQAEKSAQTLNVVVPRLPRISNHTDFDALRLHPQVTLSFVQEGEPIPPADAIILPGSKSTLSDLGWLKRNGWEAAITRHLRYGGRVLGICGGFQMLGDWVEDPQGLEGPAGRVPGLGLLALTTTMAKGKQLRNVDGVMIEEGVRVSGYEIHNGVSHGAALERALFDLGSHLDGAISEDGQVLGTYLHGVFDGAEACQALLARLGLASSSVVDYSAHRERELERLADTLEAHLDIERILDILENAPSSKGQARRRLE, from the coding sequence ATGGCCACGCTGATGATTCAGGGCACGACCTCGGATGCGGGTAAGAGCACGGTGGTGGCCGGGCTTTGCCGGGTGCTGGCGCGCCGCGGCGTATCGGTGGCGCCCTTCAAACCCCAGAACATGGCACTCAATAGCGCCGTGACTGTCGACGGAGGCGAAATCGGCCGCTCCACCGCGCTGCAGGCGATGGCGGCGGGGGTAGCGCCTCATAGCGACATGAACCCGGTGCTGTTAAAGCCCGAAAGCGACCGTGGTGCCCAGGTGATTCTGCGCGGCCGCGTGCATGGCCATATGGACGCGCTCGACTACCACACCTTCAAACGCACCGCTTCCGAGAGCGTCATGGCCGCCTGGGAGGCGCTGAGCGAGCGCTTCGACGTGATCATCGCCGAAGGCGCGGGTAGTCCTGCCGAGATCAACCTGCGAAAAGGCGATATCGCCAATATGGGCTTCGCCGAAGCCGTCGACTGCCCGGTGCTGCTGGTCGGCGATATCGACCGCGGCGGCGTGTTCGCCCAGCTCGTCGGTACGCTGGCACTTTTGAGCGCGTCCGAGCAGGCCCGCACTCAAGGCTTCATCATCAACCGCTTTCGCGGTGATATCGGCCTGCTCGGCTCCGGCCTCGAGTGGCTCACTCAGCACACCGGCAAGCCGGTCTTCGGCACGCTGCCGTATCTCAAGGGCCACCTGCTCGACGCTGAGGACGCTATCGCCGGGGTTCAGGCCGAAAAAAGTGCCCAAACGCTGAACGTGGTGGTGCCCAGGCTTCCTCGCATCAGCAACCACACCGATTTCGACGCCTTACGCCTGCACCCCCAGGTCACGTTGAGCTTCGTTCAGGAAGGCGAGCCGATTCCTCCGGCAGACGCCATCATTCTGCCCGGCAGCAAGAGCACGCTGAGCGACCTTGGCTGGCTCAAGCGAAATGGCTGGGAGGCGGCGATTACTCGCCATCTGCGTTACGGCGGGCGCGTGCTGGGGATCTGCGGTGGGTTTCAAATGCTCGGTGACTGGGTCGAGGACCCGCAGGGGCTCGAAGGGCCCGCCGGGCGCGTACCGGGGCTCGGGCTTTTGGCGCTCACCACGACCATGGCCAAAGGCAAACAGCTTCGAAACGTGGACGGAGTGATGATCGAAGAGGGCGTGCGCGTGAGCGGCTACGAGATCCACAACGGCGTTAGTCACGGCGCCGCGTTGGAGCGCGCGCTGTTCGATCTGGGCAGTCATCTCGACGGTGCCATAAGCGAAGATGGCCAGGTGCTGGGCACTTACCTTCACGGGGTGTTCGATGGCGCCGAGGCGTGTCAGGCGCTGCTTGCGCGGCTGGGGCTGGCATCGAGCAGTGTGGTCGACTATAGCGCCCATCGCGAGCGCGAGCTGGAACGCCTGGCCGACACGCTGGAGGCGCATCTGGATATCGAGCGAATTCTCGACATACTCGAAAACGCGCCTTCGAGCAAAGGCCAGGCTCGAAGGCGTTTGGAATAG
- a CDS encoding OmpW/AlkL family protein, producing MSKVKVISAAVISASVLMASQTALAYQAGDVFVRGGYAKTDTGSSNGNLLGSSLDVQNESGFTYGLGYLFTNNVGIELNGSEKFEHQLNTDALGDVGTTDRLPVNLMVNYYPLGGYESKVQPYVGAGLNYTRFSGVPSDVEIKDSYGAAAQVGIDLAVTDNVMLNGFANYADVDSDYRVNGDTIGNVEMDPVTIGGGVTLRF from the coding sequence ATGAGCAAAGTTAAAGTAATTTCAGCTGCCGTAATTTCTGCAAGCGTTCTAATGGCAAGCCAGACCGCGCTTGCCTACCAGGCGGGTGACGTCTTCGTTCGCGGCGGTTACGCTAAAACCGATACCGGTTCCAGCAACGGTAACCTTCTGGGTAGTTCGCTGGATGTTCAAAACGAAAGCGGTTTCACCTACGGTTTGGGCTATCTGTTCACCAACAACGTGGGCATCGAACTCAACGGTTCTGAGAAGTTCGAGCATCAATTGAACACTGACGCCCTGGGCGACGTGGGTACTACCGACCGCCTGCCGGTCAACCTGATGGTCAACTACTACCCGCTGGGTGGCTACGAGTCCAAAGTGCAGCCCTACGTGGGTGCGGGTCTCAACTACACCCGTTTCTCCGGTGTGCCGAGCGATGTCGAAATCAAGGACAGCTACGGCGCGGCGGCCCAGGTAGGTATCGATCTGGCAGTCACCGATAACGTCATGCTCAACGGTTTTGCCAACTATGCCGACGTCGATTCCGACTATCGTGTCAACGGCGACACCATCGGTAATGTCGAAATGGACCCGGTTACCATTGGCGGCGGCGTTACACTACGCTTCTAA
- a CDS encoding AAA family ATPase, producing the protein MAFDSTTSYIATEALKQAVNAAVMLERPLLIKGEPGTGKTLLAEELARSFDTELLTWHIKSTTRAAQGLYEYDAVSRLRDSQLGVEGVENVANYIRPGKLWEAFTADKRVVLLIDEIDKADIEFPNDLLQELDRMEFFVYETGETVRARHRPIIIITSNNEKELPDAFLRRCFFHYIDFPDRDTLQAIVDVHFPDIAPTLVSEALNVFFELREAPGLKKKPSTSELVDWLKLLMSDELSREALYHRDPSKALPPMAGALIKNEQDTHLLERLAFMMRRQKGPGR; encoded by the coding sequence ATGGCGTTCGATTCCACTACCTCCTACATCGCAACCGAGGCGCTCAAGCAGGCGGTCAACGCGGCCGTTATGCTCGAGCGCCCGCTCTTGATCAAGGGCGAGCCGGGGACAGGAAAAACGCTGCTGGCCGAGGAGCTTGCCCGCTCGTTCGATACCGAGCTTTTGACCTGGCACATCAAGTCGACCACCAGGGCGGCTCAGGGGCTCTACGAATACGATGCGGTCAGCCGGCTGCGCGACTCCCAGCTGGGTGTCGAGGGTGTCGAGAACGTCGCCAACTACATTCGTCCCGGCAAGCTGTGGGAAGCGTTCACCGCCGATAAGCGCGTAGTGCTGTTGATCGATGAAATCGACAAGGCGGACATCGAGTTCCCCAACGATCTACTTCAGGAGCTGGATCGCATGGAGTTCTTCGTTTATGAAACCGGTGAAACCGTACGCGCCCGGCACCGCCCGATCATCATCATTACCTCGAACAATGAAAAAGAGCTGCCGGATGCGTTTTTACGCCGCTGCTTTTTCCACTACATCGACTTTCCCGATCGCGACACCCTGCAAGCGATCGTCGATGTCCACTTTCCCGACATCGCGCCAACGCTCGTTTCCGAGGCGCTCAACGTCTTTTTTGAACTGCGCGAGGCGCCAGGGCTCAAGAAAAAGCCCTCGACCTCGGAGCTGGTCGATTGGCTGAAGCTTTTGATGAGCGACGAGCTTTCCCGTGAAGCGCTTTATCACCGCGACCCCTCAAAAGCGCTGCCGCCCATGGCCGGGGCGTTGATCAAAAACGAACAGGATACCCATCTGTTGGAACGTCTCGCGTTCATGATGCGCCGCCAAAAAGGGCCGGGGCGTTAA
- a CDS encoding TatD family hydrolase produces the protein MTAGFVDTHCHFDFPPFYGDELRSLEQARQAGVEKIIAVGVTAKRFDGVMALAERFEPIHAALGIHPITISEFKEEHVSQLEAWLEKRPEKLVAIGEIGLDLFIDNPQFEKQEALLDAQLKLARRFELPVILHSRRTHDKLAMHLRRLALPKTGVVHGFAGSLQQAQAFIEVGYFIGVGGTMTYERATKTRRTLARLPLSKLLLETDSPDMPVQGFQGEPNRPERIQHVFKSLCEIREESPEEILDAIRDNSRRLFGI, from the coding sequence ATGACCGCAGGATTCGTTGATACTCACTGCCACTTCGACTTCCCCCCGTTTTATGGCGATGAGCTGCGGAGTCTGGAGCAGGCACGTCAGGCGGGTGTTGAAAAGATTATTGCGGTTGGCGTTACGGCAAAGCGCTTCGACGGCGTCATGGCGCTGGCCGAGCGGTTCGAGCCCATCCATGCCGCGCTCGGGATTCACCCAATAACCATTAGTGAATTCAAGGAGGAGCACGTGAGCCAGCTCGAGGCGTGGCTCGAAAAGCGCCCCGAGAAACTGGTCGCCATCGGTGAGATCGGGCTGGATCTCTTTATCGACAACCCGCAGTTCGAAAAGCAGGAAGCGCTGCTCGACGCGCAGCTCAAACTGGCCCGCCGGTTCGAGCTGCCGGTGATCCTGCACTCGCGGCGCACCCACGATAAGCTCGCGATGCACCTGCGTCGCCTGGCGCTACCTAAAACGGGTGTCGTGCACGGCTTTGCCGGAAGCCTGCAGCAGGCTCAAGCGTTCATCGAGGTGGGCTATTTTATTGGCGTAGGCGGCACCATGACCTATGAGCGCGCCACCAAGACGCGCCGTACGCTTGCGCGGCTACCGCTCTCAAAACTGCTGCTGGAAACGGACTCGCCGGACATGCCCGTTCAGGGGTTTCAGGGCGAACCCAACCGGCCCGAGCGTATTCAACACGTGTTTAAAAGCCTTTGCGAGATTCGCGAAGAGTCACCGGAGGAGATCCTCGATGCCATCCGCGACAACAGCCGCCGGCTTTTTGGAATTTAG
- a CDS encoding vWA domain-containing protein — MFIGLFETLKRTGVPVSLRELLDLHAALESGVVFADMQSFYHVARTVMVKDERYFDRFDRAFAAWFEGLESVEAGIEALIPDEWLRREFEKQLSEEEKAKIESLGGLEALIDTFKKRLEEQKERHAGGNKWIGTGGTSPFGAYGYNPEGIRIGQDGSRHRRATKVWDERRFRDYDDSLELGTRNIKMALRRLRKFARQGARSEFDIKGTIRETARDAGLLNVQMRPERHNAVKILLFLDVGGSMDDHVRVCEELFSAARSEFKYLEYFYFHNCVYEGVWKNNRRRGSERLSTWELLRTYGSDYQVVVVGDAAMSPYEITHPGGSVEHFNEEPGGVWLERLTKHFPKLVWLNPALPRTWEYTYSTKLIQEIVEDRMYPMTVEGLETAMRELS; from the coding sequence ATGTTCATCGGCCTGTTTGAGACGTTGAAGCGCACTGGGGTGCCGGTTTCGCTGCGCGAGCTGCTCGACTTGCACGCGGCTCTCGAGTCCGGCGTGGTATTCGCCGATATGCAAAGCTTCTACCATGTCGCGCGCACGGTGATGGTCAAGGACGAGCGTTACTTCGACCGCTTCGATCGCGCCTTCGCTGCCTGGTTCGAGGGGCTCGAAAGCGTGGAGGCCGGCATCGAGGCGCTGATTCCGGACGAGTGGCTGCGTCGCGAATTCGAGAAGCAGCTCTCCGAGGAGGAGAAAGCGAAGATCGAGTCGCTGGGCGGGCTCGAGGCGCTAATCGACACCTTCAAAAAGCGTCTGGAAGAGCAGAAAGAGCGCCACGCCGGCGGCAACAAGTGGATCGGTACCGGCGGCACCAGCCCCTTCGGCGCCTACGGCTACAACCCGGAAGGCATCCGTATCGGCCAGGACGGCTCGCGCCATCGCCGCGCCACCAAAGTGTGGGACGAGCGCCGCTTTCGCGACTACGACGACAGCCTGGAGCTTGGCACGCGCAATATCAAAATGGCGCTACGTCGGCTTAGAAAGTTCGCCCGCCAGGGCGCGCGTTCAGAGTTCGACATCAAGGGCACCATTCGGGAAACCGCCCGCGATGCGGGGCTTTTAAACGTGCAGATGCGTCCGGAGCGCCATAACGCCGTCAAGATCCTGCTGTTTTTGGACGTCGGCGGCTCGATGGACGATCACGTGCGCGTGTGCGAGGAGCTCTTCTCCGCGGCGCGCTCTGAGTTCAAGTACCTGGAATACTTTTACTTTCACAACTGTGTCTACGAAGGCGTCTGGAAAAACAATCGCCGCCGCGGCAGCGAACGTCTCTCGACATGGGAGCTTCTGCGCACTTACGGGTCGGATTACCAGGTCGTGGTGGTGGGCGATGCGGCGATGTCACCTTACGAGATCACCCACCCGGGTGGGAGCGTCGAGCACTTCAACGAGGAGCCGGGAGGCGTTTGGCTAGAGCGTTTGACGAAGCACTTCCCGAAACTCGTATGGCTCAACCCGGCCCTGCCGCGCACCTGGGAGTACACCTACTCGACGAAGCTGATTCAGGAGATCGTCGAGGATCGCATGTACCCGATGACCGTCGAAGGGCTCGAAACGGCCATGCGCGAGCTTTCGTGA
- a CDS encoding ABC transporter ATP-binding protein: MSLEATHAEPTENVIASDAPNSARGDALLEIRDLKKRFSLSGDFLDQLRFKKGRITRHQEHVHAINGVNLDIQRGEALCVVGESGCGKSTVARTVMGLLSPSEGEIRYDGQRIDDLSARKLLPYRKRMQMIFQNPYASLNPRMTIQQTLEEPLRFHHPEWDRAKVADKVETVMRSVGIDPDWGKRFGHEFSGGQRQRIAIARALAVDPEFIVADEPISALDVSIQAQVLNLLMDAQRERHLTYLFITHDLAVVEHFGTRVAVMYLGTVCEIATTATLFDKPRHPYTQALLSAIPRLKDDRPQHIRLSGEVPTPVNLPSGCVFHGRCPHANARCKAEIPLLQTQPDGTRVACHGVEEGRL; encoded by the coding sequence ATGAGCCTCGAGGCGACCCACGCAGAGCCGACCGAGAACGTCATCGCAAGCGATGCGCCGAATAGCGCGCGCGGCGATGCGCTGCTTGAAATTCGTGACCTGAAAAAGCGTTTCTCGCTGTCCGGTGATTTTCTCGATCAGCTGCGCTTCAAGAAAGGCAGGATCACACGCCATCAGGAGCACGTGCACGCGATCAATGGCGTCAATCTGGACATTCAGCGCGGCGAGGCGCTTTGCGTGGTGGGCGAATCCGGCTGCGGCAAGTCGACGGTGGCACGTACCGTCATGGGGCTTTTGAGCCCCTCGGAAGGCGAAATACGCTATGACGGTCAGCGTATCGACGATTTGAGCGCGCGAAAGCTGCTGCCCTATCGCAAGCGCATGCAGATGATTTTTCAAAACCCCTACGCCTCGCTCAACCCGCGCATGACCATCCAGCAAACCCTGGAAGAGCCGCTGCGCTTTCATCACCCGGAGTGGGACCGCGCGAAGGTAGCCGACAAGGTCGAGACGGTGATGCGCTCGGTGGGCATCGACCCGGACTGGGGCAAGCGCTTTGGCCACGAGTTCTCCGGCGGTCAGCGACAGCGCATCGCCATCGCCCGGGCGCTTGCGGTGGACCCGGAATTCATCGTCGCCGACGAGCCGATCTCCGCACTCGATGTCTCCATTCAGGCCCAGGTGCTGAACCTTCTGATGGACGCTCAGCGCGAGCGCCACCTGACCTATCTGTTCATTACCCACGACCTGGCGGTGGTAGAACATTTCGGCACGCGAGTGGCGGTCATGTACCTGGGCACGGTGTGCGAAATCGCGACCACTGCTACGCTATTCGACAAGCCGCGCCACCCCTACACCCAGGCGCTGTTATCGGCGATACCGCGGCTCAAGGATGACCGGCCACAACATATTCGCCTTTCCGGCGAGGTGCCGACGCCGGTGAATTTGCCCAGCGGCTGCGTGTTCCACGGACGCTGCCCCCACGCCAATGCGCGTTGCAAGGCGGAGATCCCGCTGTTGCAAACCCAGCCTGACGGCACCCGGGTGGCCTGTCACGGCGTCGAAGAGGGCCGACTGTGA